A section of the candidate division WOR-3 bacterium genome encodes:
- the secD gene encoding protein translocase subunit SecD: MKYGKIKFVIIIIAIALGIWTLYPTYELYQSVPKRRKVLLQELQNAMTGNDSARIITQLQELVEREAGLHKKALHLGLDLVGGMHLVLEVDKSKLTKEEARDATDRALAVIQNRIDQLGVYEPVIQKIGGDRILIQLPGVDRERAKSLIGQIALLEFRLVADERKTEDVLRTIDNYFRRLNQEDTLISEQGRFLSYVINLGQSDYGVEETDFINFNTMLQQAESIIPADYQILFGPQESYRGRRIRRLYLVKRESEMTGSSISDAHPSPYQGSDANLANTWIVSLKLSRKDAGKFASITGRNVGKRLAIVLDNIVRTAPVIKERIAGGEAMITTGDVNPDKARDLAIVLRSGALPAPVRIDEERSVGPALGLDSIRKGVRAGLIGALLVVIFMIIYYSISGIIADIVLILNIFFIIVVLAGLKATLSLPGIAGIALTVGMAVDANILIFERIREELKAGKTVRAAIAAGYSRAAVTIFDANITTIITTIALYFFGTGPIRGFAVTLIIGLVLNIITAVYVSRFIMDWITTQFAAEKLRI, from the coding sequence ATGAAATACGGTAAAATAAAATTTGTGATAATCATTATTGCCATCGCATTAGGTATTTGGACACTCTATCCAACATATGAACTTTATCAGAGCGTCCCGAAACGGCGAAAAGTACTTTTACAAGAATTACAGAATGCGATGACCGGAAATGATTCGGCTCGGATTATTACGCAACTACAAGAACTCGTGGAAAGAGAAGCAGGTTTACACAAAAAAGCTTTACATCTTGGTCTTGATTTGGTTGGCGGAATGCATCTGGTCTTAGAAGTTGATAAATCAAAACTTACTAAAGAAGAAGCCAGAGACGCAACAGACCGAGCATTAGCAGTAATTCAAAATCGTATTGACCAACTTGGCGTATATGAACCAGTTATTCAAAAAATTGGTGGCGACCGAATTTTAATTCAACTGCCAGGAGTTGACCGAGAAAGAGCCAAATCTTTAATTGGTCAAATTGCGCTATTAGAATTTCGTTTAGTTGCCGATGAGCGGAAAACCGAAGATGTCTTAAGGACTATCGATAACTATTTTCGCCGACTCAACCAAGAAGATACGCTAATCAGCGAGCAAGGAAGATTTTTGAGTTATGTGATTAATCTTGGTCAATCGGATTATGGGGTAGAAGAGACTGATTTTATTAATTTTAATACAATGCTACAACAAGCAGAGTCGATTATTCCTGCAGATTATCAGATACTATTTGGTCCGCAAGAATCTTATCGCGGTCGGAGAATCCGACGCCTATATTTGGTAAAAAGAGAAAGCGAAATGACTGGCTCGAGTATCAGTGATGCTCATCCCAGTCCATATCAAGGAAGTGACGCTAACCTTGCGAATACTTGGATAGTTAGTTTAAAATTATCCCGAAAAGATGCGGGAAAATTTGCCAGTATCACTGGCAGGAATGTAGGAAAACGACTCGCAATTGTTCTTGATAATATTGTGCGCACTGCTCCAGTAATTAAAGAACGAATTGCTGGTGGTGAAGCAATGATTACCACTGGAGATGTTAATCCGGATAAAGCCCGTGATTTAGCTATTGTCTTGCGCAGCGGTGCTTTACCGGCTCCAGTCCGCATTGATGAAGAACGGTCAGTCGGTCCAGCATTAGGTCTAGACTCAATCCGAAAAGGAGTTCGCGCCGGCTTGATTGGTGCGTTATTAGTTGTTATCTTTATGATTATTTATTATAGTATATCTGGAATCATTGCTGATATTGTATTAATTTTGAATATCTTCTTTATCATTGTCGTATTAGCAGGATTAAAAGCAACCCTTTCTTTACCAGGCATTGCGGGTATTGCTTTAACTGTCGGTATGGCGGTTGATGCTAACATTCTAATTTTCGAACGCATCCGAGAAGAACTAAAAGCCGGTAAAACTGTTCGAGCTGCGATTGCCGCTGGTTATTCCCGGGCTGCAGTTACTATTTTTGATGCTAACATTACCACGATTATTACAACCATCGCACTCTATTTCTTTGGCACCGGACCGATTCGGGGTTTCGCTGTTACACTAATTATTGGTTTAGTACTTAATATCATTACAGCAGTATATGTAAGTCGATTTATTATGGATTGGATTACAACCCAATTTGCCGCCGAAAAGTTAAGAATATAA